Proteins encoded within one genomic window of Paenarthrobacter sp. JL.01a:
- a CDS encoding thiolase family protein, whose product MSPSRNAQRNVRDVVFVDGVRTPFGKAGDKGIYAGTRADDLVVKCIRELMRRNPSLPAGRVDEVAIAATTQTGDQGLTIGRTAALLAGLPRTVPGFAIDRMCAGAMTAVTTTASGIGFGAYDVVIAGGVEHMGNHPMGAGADPNPRFMSERLVDPAALNMGNTAENLHDRFPAITKDRTDAYAAASQAKLAAAYANEQIQHDLVPVATMKPGQGWALHTTDEPPRPGTTVEDLAGLRTPFRAHGRVTAGNAAGLNDGATAAVLASAEAAEELGLSVKMRLVSYAFAGVEPEVMGIGPVPATEKALKNAGLGIEDIGLFEINEAFAVQVLSFLDHFGISDDDPRVNRYGGAIAVGHPLASSGVRLMNQLARQFEEDPSVRYGITTMCIGLGMGATVIWENPHHADYESSLPEPANTTTDPTEGAAA is encoded by the coding sequence ATGAGTCCATCACGCAATGCCCAACGGAACGTCCGTGACGTCGTCTTCGTGGACGGAGTCCGCACACCCTTCGGCAAAGCCGGCGACAAGGGCATCTACGCGGGCACCCGTGCCGATGACCTGGTGGTGAAATGCATCCGCGAGCTCATGAGGCGCAACCCTTCGCTTCCTGCCGGGCGCGTCGACGAAGTAGCCATTGCGGCTACCACCCAGACCGGAGACCAGGGCCTGACCATCGGCCGTACAGCAGCCCTGTTGGCCGGACTCCCCCGCACAGTTCCCGGATTTGCCATCGACCGCATGTGCGCGGGTGCCATGACGGCAGTAACGACGACGGCGAGCGGCATCGGCTTCGGCGCCTACGACGTCGTCATTGCCGGCGGCGTGGAGCACATGGGAAACCACCCCATGGGAGCTGGCGCCGACCCGAATCCGCGCTTCATGTCCGAGCGGCTGGTGGACCCCGCAGCCCTGAACATGGGTAACACTGCCGAGAACCTGCACGACCGCTTCCCCGCGATCACCAAGGACCGCACGGACGCCTACGCAGCAGCTTCCCAGGCCAAGCTGGCCGCCGCCTACGCGAACGAGCAGATCCAGCACGACCTCGTGCCCGTGGCCACAATGAAGCCGGGCCAGGGCTGGGCGCTGCACACCACCGATGAACCCCCACGCCCCGGCACCACGGTGGAGGACCTTGCCGGACTGCGCACCCCTTTCCGCGCGCACGGCCGCGTCACCGCAGGCAATGCAGCAGGATTGAACGACGGCGCCACCGCCGCAGTTCTGGCATCCGCGGAGGCGGCCGAAGAACTTGGGCTGTCGGTCAAGATGCGCCTGGTCTCCTACGCTTTCGCCGGCGTCGAGCCTGAAGTCATGGGTATCGGCCCCGTACCGGCAACGGAGAAAGCACTGAAGAACGCCGGGCTTGGCATCGAAGACATCGGACTGTTCGAGATCAACGAGGCCTTCGCTGTCCAGGTGCTCAGCTTCCTGGACCACTTCGGCATTTCCGACGACGACCCCCGCGTCAACCGCTATGGCGGGGCGATCGCCGTCGGACACCCGCTTGCTTCCTCCGGCGTGAGGCTGATGAACCAGCTTGCGCGGCAGTTCGAAGAGGATCCGTCCGTCCGCTACGGCATCACCACCATGTGCATCGGCCTCGGCATGGGCGCCACCGTCATCTGGGAAAACCCCCACCATGCCGACTACGAATCCTCACTCCCCGAGCCGGCCAATACCACCACCGACCCCACCGAAGGAGCCGCCGCATGA